One window of Microcoleus vaginatus PCC 9802 genomic DNA carries:
- a CDS encoding potassium channel protein codes for MYSTLEQKYQRLQKDLRNGVIALGGIVCTGTLWYRLVEKWSLLDAAYMTVFTLATVGYGELHPLGKRGRMFTIGLILMGVIVIGFIVNRFTEALIEGYFQEGARIRQQRRLVDSLIGHYILCGFGRTGRQIALEFQAECISFVVIDSAVQSVEAALTLGYTAVQGDATLDETLVNVGIDRAICIVAALPSDAENLYTVMSAKTLNPKVRAIARATTEEAVKKLQRGGADAVVSPYITGGKRMAAAALRPQVMDFLDGVLTGTDSSFYMEEFLVDPNSCVYVGQTLRNAKLRSQSGALVLAVRRAGGNLIVGPTGETAIEGGDMLICLGTAEQLRTLNQILSPLSFRLPRPPN; via the coding sequence GTGTATTCAACTCTAGAACAAAAGTACCAGCGCCTGCAAAAAGACTTAAGAAACGGAGTCATCGCCCTTGGCGGCATTGTATGCACGGGTACTCTCTGGTATCGGCTGGTGGAAAAATGGTCTTTGCTCGATGCCGCTTACATGACAGTCTTTACCCTAGCAACTGTGGGCTACGGTGAACTTCACCCCCTCGGCAAACGCGGGCGAATGTTTACCATAGGCCTGATTTTGATGGGCGTGATTGTGATTGGTTTCATCGTCAACCGCTTTACAGAAGCGCTGATTGAAGGATATTTTCAAGAAGGAGCAAGAATTAGGCAGCAGCGACGATTGGTAGATTCTTTGATCGGGCATTACATTCTCTGCGGTTTTGGGCGCACAGGCCGCCAAATTGCCTTGGAATTTCAGGCCGAATGTATCTCTTTTGTGGTGATAGATTCGGCGGTACAGTCGGTTGAGGCAGCTTTGACGCTCGGATACACCGCTGTCCAAGGAGACGCGACTCTGGACGAAACTTTGGTGAATGTGGGGATCGATCGCGCAATTTGCATAGTAGCAGCTTTGCCTTCGGACGCCGAGAATTTATACACTGTCATGTCAGCGAAAACTCTGAATCCGAAGGTACGGGCGATCGCCCGCGCCACCACAGAAGAAGCTGTAAAGAAGTTGCAGCGGGGCGGCGCCGATGCCGTCGTATCCCCCTACATTACCGGGGGAAAACGCATGGCGGCGGCGGCTTTGCGGCCTCAAGTTATGGATTTTTTAGACGGTGTTTTGACCGGGACTGATAGTTCTTTTTACATGGAAGAATTTCTGGTCGATCCCAATAGTTGTGTCTACGTCGGGCAAACTTTGAGAAATGCCAAGTTGCGATCGCAATCGGGGGCCTTGGTTTTAGCGGTGCGGCGCGCTGGCGGGAATTTGATTGTGGGGCCTACTGGAGAAACTGCGATCGAAGGAGGAGATATGCTGATTTGTTTGGGTACTGCGGAACAACTGCGAACTCTCAATCAAATCCTCAGTCCCCTGAGTTTTCGCCTCCCCCGGCCCCCGAACTAA
- a CDS encoding mannose-1-phosphate guanylyltransferase, with protein MRAVLMAGGSGTRLRPLTCDLPKPMVPILNRPIAEHIINLLKRHQITEIIATLHYLPDVMREYFTDGAEFGVQMTYAVEEDQPLGTAGCVKNIAELLDQTFLVISGDSITDFDLTAAMKFHRSKQSKATLILTRVPNPMEFGVVITEENYRISRFLEKPSSSEIFSDTVNTGTYILEPEVLDYLPANKECDFSKDLFPLLLEKNEPMYGYIAEGYWCDVGQLDVYREAQYDALRGKVKLDLSYYNEVRSGLWVGQNTFIDDSAIVEVPAMVGNNCRIGARVKIDAGTVIGDNVTVGADANLKRPIVWNGAIVGEDAHLRACVICRSTRVDRRAHVLEGAIVGSMSIVGEEAQVGPSVRVWPSKNIESGALLNQNLIWGEQARRNLFGQRGVQGLANVDITPEFAVKLGAAYGSTLKPGTSVSVSRDQRSISRMVSRSLIAGLMSVGINVINLESTAIPIARTVSSTISIAGGIHVRISPDRSDHILIEFFDIKGINITKGAEKKIEGAYFKEDLRRALIPEIGEMSYFNQALDVYNRIFERQMNVEAIRYSNTKVVIDYVYAVSGAILPQMLAKFGCDAVVLNASLKQTSLSNGEREYLLDQLGRVVKALSANFGVQVSANGEQLILVDESGIAIRGEMLTALMVNLMLTSHPKGTVVVPVHASSAVEAIARRYQSKVIRTKANPTALMEAANRNPNVVLGGSGLMGFIFPQLHPGFDGMFCIAKVIEMMTIQERSLGQIKAELPRITHRSYSVRCPWTIKGSLMRHLVETHSPDRLELLDGVKIFNYSDDTWVLVLPDASEPTVHIFANSEDRDWVSETLKEYRTLVHDFVSQAEAAVLQDKFGNV; from the coding sequence AAGGCATCAGATCACGGAAATTATTGCGACGCTGCACTACCTTCCCGATGTCATGCGCGAATATTTTACTGACGGGGCAGAGTTTGGCGTTCAAATGACTTACGCTGTGGAGGAAGACCAACCGCTGGGTACGGCTGGTTGCGTCAAAAATATTGCTGAACTGCTCGATCAAACTTTTCTGGTCATCAGTGGCGACAGCATCACAGATTTCGACTTAACGGCGGCAATGAAATTTCACCGCAGCAAGCAATCCAAAGCAACGTTAATTTTAACTCGCGTTCCCAACCCGATGGAATTCGGGGTGGTGATTACCGAGGAAAATTACCGCATCAGTCGCTTTCTGGAAAAGCCTTCTAGCAGCGAAATTTTCTCCGATACCGTCAATACCGGCACCTACATTTTAGAACCCGAGGTCTTGGATTACCTGCCTGCAAATAAAGAGTGCGACTTCTCGAAAGACTTGTTTCCCTTGCTGCTGGAAAAAAACGAGCCGATGTACGGTTACATCGCCGAGGGTTACTGGTGCGATGTCGGCCAGTTGGATGTTTACCGGGAAGCTCAGTACGACGCGCTGCGGGGAAAGGTCAAACTAGATTTGAGCTACTACAACGAAGTTCGATCGGGACTTTGGGTAGGTCAGAATACTTTTATTGACGATAGCGCGATCGTCGAAGTACCGGCCATGGTCGGCAACAATTGCCGGATTGGAGCCCGAGTTAAAATCGATGCCGGTACAGTGATCGGAGATAACGTGACAGTCGGGGCCGATGCCAACCTCAAACGTCCCATCGTCTGGAACGGAGCAATTGTCGGCGAAGACGCTCACCTTAGGGCCTGCGTGATTTGCCGGAGCACCCGCGTAGACAGGCGCGCTCATGTATTGGAAGGTGCGATCGTCGGTTCGATGTCCATCGTGGGAGAAGAAGCGCAAGTGGGGCCAAGCGTGCGCGTCTGGCCGAGCAAAAATATTGAATCCGGCGCTCTGTTAAATCAAAATTTAATTTGGGGAGAACAAGCTAGGCGGAATTTGTTCGGTCAACGTGGCGTTCAAGGACTGGCAAATGTGGATATTACCCCGGAATTTGCGGTGAAATTGGGCGCGGCTTACGGCTCGACTTTGAAACCTGGGACTTCGGTATCAGTTTCTCGTGATCAGCGGAGCATTTCGCGGATGGTTTCGAGGTCTTTGATTGCGGGTTTGATGTCGGTGGGAATTAATGTGATCAATTTGGAATCGACGGCAATTCCGATCGCGCGCACGGTTTCGTCTACGATATCAATTGCCGGCGGCATTCATGTTCGCATTTCGCCTGATCGCTCCGACCACATTTTAATTGAATTCTTCGATATCAAAGGCATCAATATTACTAAAGGAGCTGAGAAAAAAATTGAGGGGGCTTATTTTAAGGAAGATTTGCGGCGGGCTCTAATTCCGGAAATTGGAGAGATGTCGTACTTTAACCAAGCTCTCGACGTTTACAACCGCATTTTTGAGCGGCAGATGAATGTTGAGGCAATACGCTACAGCAATACTAAGGTGGTAATCGATTACGTTTACGCGGTTTCTGGAGCAATTTTGCCCCAAATGCTTGCCAAGTTCGGCTGCGATGCGGTGGTGCTCAATGCTAGTCTCAAGCAGACTTCTCTAAGCAATGGCGAACGGGAATATTTGCTCGACCAACTCGGCCGAGTGGTGAAAGCACTCAGTGCTAATTTTGGAGTGCAGGTATCGGCTAACGGCGAACAGCTCATTTTGGTAGATGAGTCTGGGATAGCGATTCGTGGGGAAATGCTGACGGCGTTGATGGTAAATTTGATGCTGACTTCTCATCCCAAAGGTACAGTAGTAGTGCCGGTGCATGCGTCTTCTGCGGTGGAGGCGATCGCCCGACGCTATCAAAGCAAGGTAATCCGCACGAAGGCGAACCCAACTGCTTTGATGGAAGCGGCTAACAGGAACCCTAATGTGGTTTTGGGCGGCAGCGGTCTTATGGGTTTTATTTTCCCGCAGTTGCATCCCGGATTTGACGGAATGTTCTGCATTGCTAAAGTGATAGAAATGATGACGATTCAGGAGCGATCGCTCGGACAGATCAAGGCGGAACTTCCCCGCATCACCCACCGCAGTTACAGCGTCCGCTGTCCTTGGACTATCAAGGGTTCGCTGATGCGACATTTAGTAGAAACTCATTCGCCCGATCGTTTAGAATTATTAGATGGAGTGAAGATTTTTAACTACAGCGACGACACTTGGGTATTAGTTTTACCCGATGCTAGTGAACCGACCGTTCATATCTTCGCCAACAGTGAGGATCGAGATTGGGTATCTGAAACGTTGAAGGAGTACCGCACCCTCGTTCACGATTTTGTCAGTCAAGCCGAGGCGGCGGTTCTCCAAGATAAATTTGGTAACGTGTAA
- a CDS encoding single-stranded DNA-binding protein: MNSCILMAEIIQQPQLRYTPDNQLQIAEMLVQFPGPKPEDPPEHLKVIGWGNFAQEIHEKYHEGDRVIIEGRLSMNTIERDGIKEKRAELTAQRIYSVGADAMSSEPPTRTAPEPAQIRDSAPANVPSNVVPMSSRGRSSNSAPGGANRTSSSDWNSHQSSNSESDRQSSSPNEPENPDYDPIPF; encoded by the coding sequence ATGAATAGCTGCATTTTGATGGCGGAAATAATTCAACAACCGCAACTCCGTTATACTCCTGACAATCAACTTCAAATCGCTGAGATGTTGGTGCAGTTTCCCGGCCCAAAACCAGAAGATCCGCCCGAACATTTGAAAGTGATAGGATGGGGAAATTTTGCTCAAGAAATTCACGAGAAATATCATGAGGGCGATCGCGTGATTATTGAGGGACGGCTGAGCATGAATACGATCGAAAGAGATGGTATTAAAGAAAAGCGCGCTGAACTGACAGCTCAAAGGATTTACAGTGTCGGGGCTGATGCAATGAGTTCGGAGCCCCCAACTAGAACCGCCCCGGAACCGGCTCAAATTCGCGACAGCGCGCCGGCTAATGTGCCAAGCAATGTGGTTCCCATGAGTTCGCGAGGCCGCAGTTCTAACAGCGCCCCAGGTGGCGCTAACCGCACGTCTAGTTCGGATTGGAACTCGCATCAGTCTTCAAATTCTGAGTCCGATCGCCAGTCGAGTTCGCCTAACGAGCCGGAAAATCCCGATTACGATCCGATTCCATTTTAA